A stretch of DNA from Rheinheimera sp. MMS21-TC3:
TTTGCAGCAGCAAGTTTGCCGATTAACCGTGATACTAAATGCTTAGGCAGCAAATATTGCAAAGATATTTTCAAGTTATCCATATGACACTCAATAAAAGTTAAAAATGATTAGGTTTGTCTTGGGCCATGCTGACCAGAATTTTTAAGTAACTATCATAACGTTCTGCGCTGATCTGGCCAATTTCAACAGCATGCTGAATTGCACAGCCAGGATCGCTAATATGTTTACAGTCACGAAACTTACAACGACCTAGCCAAGGAATAAATTCATTAAAGCCGCGAGTGACTTCTTCGGCTGTTAAATGCCATAAAGCAAATTCACGAATACCAGGCGAATCTATTAAGTTACCACCATCTGCTAGATGATATAAGCGCGATACGGTGGTTGTATGCTGACCTAGGCCAGAATTAGTTGATACATCTTGGGTTTGTACATCTAAACCTGGCATTAAGGTGTTCATTAAAGAAGATTTACCCACACCTGATTGACCGACAAAGATGCTAGTACCACTTTGAATATAAGCTAATAGTTCAGTCATGCCTTGGTTAGTTTTAGCGCTTACCAGTAAATATGGATAACCTAGGTTTTGGTATATCGCCAATTTACGTGCAATGGCTGCTTGTTCATCAGTTGTTAATAAGTCTATTTTATTAATGACTAATAGTGGTTTAATGCCCGTGATTTCGGCTGCGACTAAATAGCGATCAATAATATTAAGTGATAGAGTGGGCAAAATGGCAGAGACAATAATCATTAAATCAATATTAGCCGCAACAGGTTTTAAGCCATCATAAAAGTCAGGCCGCAATAATACCGAACTTCTTGATTCAACGGCATCTATAACACCATCAATACCGCCAGTAGGTTGTAAGGCTCGCCGCCAAATCACCTTATCGCCGGTTACTAATGAAGCGATAGACCGGCGCATATTACAGCGTACGACTTGGCCATCGCTAGCTTCAACATCAGCATGTTGGCCAAACCGGCTTAATATTAAGCCGGTTTCTGCACCGGCAAAAGCGTCATCATCAACACTCTCTAGTTGCTTATTTTTATGTTGGCGTAGCCGTTTTTCAGCGTTATCAGAAATACGCTGTTTTTGGCGTTGGGTTAAATGTTTTTTCTTTGTCACTTATTTTTAGTCACTGTTTTAATCACTGCTTTATTAACTAGGGTTTGCATTGTAAAGCTAAAGTTGGCTATCAATCTTTAGCTTTAGCCGTGTATGATACCTGTATTCTGCGAATGAACAAAGAGACAACGATGATAGGGGCAACTAATGAATGTAAATGATAATAATTTAATTTGGTTAGATTTAGAAATGACCGGATTAGAGCCTAAAACTGATGTGATTTTAGAAATTGCGACTATTGTTACGGACAGCCAATTAAATATTTTGGCAGAAGGCCCAGTATTTGCCATTAAGCAACCAGATGACGTTTTAGATAATATGGACCCTTGGTGTGTAGAGCAGCATGGTAAAAGTGGTTTAACAGCACGCTGTCGTGCCAGCACTGTAAGTTTAGCTGAAGCTGAAAAACAAACTATAGCTTTTTTACAAGGCTATAGTGCTGCAGGTAAGTCGCCAATGTGTGGCAATAGTATTGGTCAAGATAGACGCTTTTTAGCGGAATACGCGCCCAGTTTAGAGGCTTTTTTTCATTACCGTAATATTGATGTTAGTACCGTTAAAGAGTTAGCAAAACGTTGGAACCCTGAAGTCGCTACTTTAGTTAAAAAATCGGGCACACACTTAGCTTTGGATGATATTCGAGAGTCAATTGCTGAATTAGTAGTCTATCAGCATAATTTTTTCAAAATATCGTAAAAAGTACTTGCAATAGTAAGCCGATTTTGTAAAATGCGCGCCATCACCACGAAAGATTGTTGGTCGATGCGAGTATAGCTCAGTTGGTAGAGCGCTACCTTGCCAAGGTCGAGGTCACGAGTTCGAATCTCGTTACTCGCTCCAAATTAACAAAAAAGCCGCTTTTATAGCGGCTTTTTTGTGTCTGTTATTTTTATATATAAGTTCCTGTTCTATGCTTACTATAGGTTCAACAAGATTAGCTAGCACCGCAGTTTTAGGGCTGTACTGGTTAAGTTAGAAATAGGCCTATTATGTTAAAGTCACCCTGTGTTAGAAACTGTTGCTTAGATCAGCAGGATTGTTGCCTTGGCTGTGGCAGGATATTGTCAGAAATAACCGGCTGGGCAGCGGCGAGTGACCAGCAACAACAAATTTTAGTGCTAGCAAAAATGCGTAAGCAGCAAAGAGAAGCACGACTTAATTTAAGCGTCTCTAGGCAGGCCTTTTTCAATAATACGGACTAAGCGAGCTGTTTGCCGCGGTAGTATAGATTGTTGTTGCCAACCTTTTTGTTTTTGCTGCTGTAACGCCCATTGAATATGTTCAGCTACTAAAGCGCTTGCATTTGTTAGCTGCTGTTGTAAAGCGGCTATAACAGCTTCGCTATAGGGGGCATTGCCTAAGGCAACCGCAATGTTACGTTGCCAGCGCTGAAAGCCAATTCGTCTTATAGCACTGCCTTCAGTATTATTTAAAAACTCTTGTTCTGACCAAGCAAATAAGGCGAGCAAGGATTGATCTTGCCATTGTTTGCGGCGTTGAAAGTCATTTTCTTGACTAAGCGGGGCTTGGCGGTTTTCAGGGCAAACTAGCTGGCAGTCATCGCAGCCATAAATTCTATTACCTAGCAAGCTGCGAAATTCTTCTGGGATCGCATCTTTTAGCTCAATAGTTAAATAAGAAATACAGCGCCGTGCATCTACAATATAAGGGGCAACAATAGCACCGGTTGGACAGCTGGTGATGCAGGCTACGCAGCTACCGCAGTCACCTTGATGTGGTTGATCAATAGGTAGTGGAATATCAACTAGTAATTCGCCTAGAAAAAACCATGAGCCTTGCTCTGAGTTTAGCAGTAAGCTATGTTTACCCACCCAGCCTAATCCAGCTTTTTGGGCTAAAGGGCGCTCTAATATAGGGGCAGAATCAACAAAAGGTCTAAAGCCCAGGGCGCTCACCTGCTGTTTAATTTTCTCACCTAATTGCTTAAGCCTATTACGCATTAACTTATGATAATCACGACCTAAGGCATAGCGACTGATATAAGCTAGGTTAGGGTCGGCTAAGTTAGTGGCAAAAGCCGCTGCAGTTGGTAAGTAGTTTAAGCGGACACTTAATACTCTTAAGGTACCAGGAAGCAACTCAGCAGGGCGCGCTCGCATCATGCCATGGCTAGCCATATAATCCATTTCGCCATGAAAACCTGCGTCTAACCAACGCTGTAAATGCGGCTCTGCATCTGCTAGGTCAACGTCAGTAATGCCGAGCTCGGCAAAACCTAATTCTTTGGCCCATTGTTTAATTTGTTGGGCTAAATGTTGATAATCAATGTCCATAAGCGCTGCCGATGAGAAACACCTGCGTAATTTAGCATAAATGTTAACATAACAACTAGCCGAGATTAAATTGAGCCTAATCATGATATTCTGAGATAGCTTGTAGTTTAACTGGTTACCTTTGGCGTTAATTTGTTAATATAGTTGGCTTGTTAGCCTAAACAGAGAGTATAAATTGTGGCAATATTTTACGCAGAGCTAAAAGATGAAGCAGCAACACTACAATTAGCAGCTAAGATTGCCCAGTATGTGCGTGGTGGCCAAACACTATTTTTACAAGGGACTCTTGGTGCAGGTAAAACGACTTTTAGTCGAGGTGTGCTGCAAGCTTTAGGGCATAATGGCAATGTTAAAAGCCCTACCTATACTTTAGTAGAGCCATATCAGTTAGCTGGGTTAGCAATATATCACTTTGACTTATATAGGCTTAACGATGCAGAAGAGTTAGAGTTTATGGGGATACGTGATTATTTTCGTTCCGATAGCTTATGTTTAATTGAATGGCCAGAGCGAGGTCATGACTGTTTACCTGCGCCTGATCTCGACATACACTTAATTTATGTAGATCAACAGCGTCGTGTAGAAATACGAGCGGCCACTTCAGCCGGACAGACTATAATAAATGCGCTAAATGATAATGAAAAATAATAACATCTTATGCAAATTGTTTATTTTATGCTTAGCTTGGTTGGCCTTACCACTATTTGCAGCTAATCAAGTGCAAGGTATTCGTATCTGGCCATCCCCTGATAGCACTAGGGTAGTGTTTGATTTAAAAGAGCCAGCCGATCACAAAAGCTTTAGTTTAGATAATCCCGATCGTTTAGTTATAGATTTAACTAATACTAGCGGCGGTAGCCAATTACCAAACATAGTAGGTGATTCTGCTTTAATTAAAGCTATTCGTAGTAGTGGTGATAACAATAGCATGCGTGTTGTGCTTGACTTGACAAAAGCGAGTAAGGCCAATGTGTTTACTTTGCCTCCCACAGCGCCTTATGGCCATCGCTTAGTGGTAGATTTGCCTGATAGCCTAGCCGCTGAGTTTGTGCCACCGCCAGCAATCCGCGCTGCTCGCGATATTATTATTGCCATTGACGCAGGGCATGGTGGTGAAGATCCGGGCTCTATAGGACCTAGTGGTTTTTATGAAAAAAATATTACCTTGCCCATAGCACAGCGGTTATTAACACTTATCAATCAACAAGACGGCATGCAGGCTATGCTAGTGCGAACCAATGATTATTATGTTCATGTTAATAGGCGTACTGAAATAGCTCGAAGCCAAAAAGCAGATTTATTGATTTCAGTTCATGCTGATGCCTTTACTTCTGCCCAGCCACGAGGAGCCTCAGTCTGGGTATTATCGCAAAAGCGCGCTACTACTGAAGTGGGCCGTATGTTAGAGCAAACCGAGCGTCATTCAGAATTATTAGGTGGGGTAGCTGAAATTATAAAAGATTCAGCCAATGAGCGTTATTTAGCGCAAACGGTATTAGATTTATCGATGCATCATTCTATGACTACCGCGCACCAAGTAGCTGATCATGTATTAGCAGAGTTAGGTAAAGTGGCGCACTTGCATCAGTCTAAACCACAAAAAGCCAGTTTAGGGGTGTTAAAGGCGACAGATATTCCTTCAATTTTAGTTGAAGTGGGTTTTATCTCTAATCCGCAAGAAGAAAAGCTTCTGCGCTCATCTTCACATCAATCTAAACTAGCTAAAGCAATGTTTAATGCTGTAAATAGTTACTTTAGACAATCACCTCCGGCAGATTCAAAATATGCCCTCTATAGGGCTAAAGAGCATAAAGTTAGCGTTGGAGAGTCTTTGTCTGTGCTAGCACAACGCTACAAAGTGTCAGTGGCTGATTTGCGTCAATATAATCAGCTAAGTAGTGATAATATTCATGTTGGCCAGGTGTTACGGATCCCATAATCATGTCTATCCAAATCTTATCACCGCAGCTGGCTAATCAGATTGCTGCCGGTGAGGTAGTGGAGCGGCCGGCTTCTGTTGTTAAAGAGTTGGTGGAAAACAGTCTTGATGCTGGCGCTTTACATATTGAAATTGATATTGAAAAAGGTGGCAGTAAGTTAATCCGAGTGCGTGATAACGGCAGTGGTATTGCAGAGCACGATTTAGTGTTAGCACTTAGTCGCCATGCCACTAGTAAAATTACTAACTTAGATGATTTAGAAGCCATTAGCAGCTTAGGTTTTCGTGGTGAGGCCTTAGCGAGTATTAGCTCTGTATCACGTCTAACCTTAACTTCACGTACCGAGCAACAAACGGCTGCTTGGCAAGCTAGTGCAGCCGGTCGGGATATGCAGGTAGATATTCGTCCAGCAGCGCATCCAGTTGGTACCAGCATAGAAGTAGTAGATTTATTTTTTAATACGCCAGCTAGGCGTAAATTCTTACGGACTGATAAAACAGAATTTGGCCATATTGATGAGCTAATTAAACGTTTAGCCTTAAGTCGATACGATGTTAGTTGGTTATTAACTCATAATGGTCAACGTATTAGGCAATTAAAACCTGCGCTAACAGCAGAACAAAGGCAACAAAGAGTAGCCGCTTTATGTAGTAAGGCCTTTGCTGAACATGCTGCAGAAATTGAAAATAGCTATCAAGGCATCAAGCTGTGGGGCTGGATTTTGCACCCAGATGCCTGTCAGCCACAATTAAACTGTCAATATAGTTATGTTAATGGCCGGATGATGCGGGATAAATTGCTTAACCATGCTATTAGGCAAGCTTATGGTGAGCGTTTAAGTGATGATAAAGTGCCGGCTTTTGTGTTGTATTTAGAAATAGATCCACGTCAAGTTGATGTTAACGTCCATCCAGCAAAGCATGAAGTTCGTTTTCATCAATCACGGTTAATTCATGATTTTGTAGTTTCAGCTTTAGCTGATGCACTTAGGCAATTAGAACCAGAGCAACAATCTATCACCAGTTGGCCACAAAGGGATAAAGCAACTGCAGCACAAATGCAGCCAAGTTATTCAGCTAGCGAGACTAGGCTTACAGAAGCTAATGAGGCTCAACCACAAACTAGAGCCAGCCGTTCTTATTCATATGCTATGCCTACTTATGCTAAAGCAAAACCAGGCATAGCTCAGTTACAGCAACAGCATCATTATTTATCCTCAACAGCAGAAACAGCTGCAGCAAGCTTATCCACAATGACTGCAGAACTGATAGCAGATAACCGCTATTGGATACGTCAGCATCAAGGACAGATTATGCTGATAGACTTGCTAATAACTTTGATTGATAACCATGGCTTAACTCAGGCTAAAACAGCTAATCTGTTATTGCCATTACGTTTTAATATTACTGATGAGCAAATTGCTATTTTGACTACAAATGCTACTGCCATTAAGCAATATGGTTTTGATAGCGTCATAACTGACAAATTATTAATTATTAAAGCGGTGCCAGTATGGCTAAGGCATACTAATATCAATCAATGGTTTCCTGAGATTTTGCAGCAGTTGGCTGAAGATGAAAGATTATCTGCGACCGATAGTCAAAGTAAAAGCAATAATAGCCTTGGTTATAACTTGTTGTTTATGTTGCTAGATGGCGATTGGTTGGATGCCAAAGTATTGTTAGAAAATTTTTCGATACAGCTTAATAAGCCTGAACTATGGCATGCTGTACCTTTACAACTACAAGACAGCATAAAGCTGTTATCGAAGCAGAATACATGACTATAAATTCTAGTTTAGCTAAAAATAGCGTCATCTTTTTGATGGGCCCAACCGCATCGGGTAAAACTGCTTTAGCCTCTGCATTGTGCCAACAATTACCGGTGGAGTTAATTAGTGTTGATAGCGCTTTAATATACCGTGGTATGGATATTGGCACAGCCAAACCAACCACATTAGAGTTAAGCCAAGCGCCGCACTTTTTAATTGATATTTTAGACCCTGTGCAAAGTTATTCTGCCGCAGATTTCCGTCATGATGCGTTACAGCTAATTACCGAGATCCAACAGCGTGGTAATATTCCGTTATTAGTTGGTGGTACTATGTTGTATTTTAAAGCCTTACTAGAAGGAATTTCTCCCTTACCTGAAGCTGATGCCGCTATAAGGTTGCAACTAGAGCAAGAGGCAGCAGAGAAAGGTTGGCAACACTTACATGCTGAATTAGCGATAGTTGATCCAGTTGCAGCAGCACGTATTCATGCTAATGATCCACAACGAATTAACCGTGCACTTGAGGTATTTCGTCTTACCGGTAGTACCATGACAGAATTAACTGCAATAAAAGGTGAACCTTTACCTTTTTCTGTACACCAATTTGCTATAGCGCCAAGTGATCGAGCGTTATTACATCAGCGTATAGCAATAAGGTTTGAGAAAATGTTAGCTGATGGTTTTGCCGCAGAGGTTACTAAGTTAATGCAAAGAGCAGATTTGCATCTTGACTTGCCCTCTATGCGTTGCGTGGGGTATCGACAAATGTGGCAGTATTTAAGTGGCGATTGCAGCGAAAGTGAAATGAAAGAGCGTGCTATTGCAGCTACTAGGCAATTAGCTAAACGGCAGTTAACCTGGTTAAGAAGTTGGCCAAATTTACAGCGTTTAGATAGCGAGCAAGATCTTGCTAAAAATATTCAAGCAGTGTTATCGACACTAAGCTAAACTTTACAGTAATTTATTAACTTAATTAATTAATACAGCTTGAAATACAAAAACCTAGACCAATATAAGACATACTAATAACAAAAGGAAAGCGGCACATGGCAAAGGGCCAATCACTACAAGATCCATTTTTAAATACCTTAAGACGGGAGCGGATCCCAGTTTCAATTTATTTAGTGAATGGAATTAAATTGCAAGGTCAAATAGAATCATTTGATCAATTCGTTATTTTGTTAAAAAACACTGTGAGCCAGATGGTCTATAAACATGCCATTTCTACTGTAGTACCAGCACGAGCGGTAAATACCAGTATGCATCACAGTGCAACACAAGATGACCAAGAGGATGTAGAATAATCGCTGGAGGTTGTTCGCTTGTCTGAAATAAACTTAAGTCTTGAACAAGCAATACTTGTTCATGTGAATTTTCCACAGCAGCATAATAGTGAAGATTTAACAGAGTTACAGCTATTGGTTTCATCTGCTGGAGTTCAGGCATTACAGACGATTAGCCTTAATCGTAGTGCCCCCGACACTAAGTATTTTGTCGGTACAGGTAAGGCGGCTGAAATTGCCGGTTTGATTGAACAAGCACAAGCTAATCTTGTGATTTTTAATCATGCCTTAACGCCAGCCCAAACCCGAAATCTAGAGCGGTTATGCCAAACCCGAGTAATAGATCGTACCACCCTTATTTTAGATATTTTTGCTCAGCGTGCTCGTACTTACGAAGGTAAATTGCAAGTCGAATTAGCACAACTGCAACATTTAGCATCGCGATTAGTTCGAGGCTGGGATGGTTTAGATAGGCAAAAAGGTGGTATTGGTATGCGCGGGCCAGGTGAAGCGCAGCTAGAAACAGATCGCCGTTTATTGCGGGCACGAGTTAAAGCGTTACAAGCTAGATTAGAAAAGCTAACAGTGCAGCGTGAACAAAGTCGGCGAGCAAGACAAAAAGCGGCAACACCGGTTATCTCATTAGTGGGCTACACTAATGCTGGCAAATCTAGTTTATTTAATCGTATGACCGATTCTGATGTCTATGCTGCTGATAAATTATTTGCTACCCTTGACCCTACATTACGGCAATTAAATTTACCTCTAGTTGGCAAAGTAGTGCTAGCTGATACGGTTGGTTTTATTCGCCATTTACCGCATAACTTAGTTGCTGCGTTTAAATCTACCTTGCAAGAAACCCGAGAAGCCGATTTACAATTACATGTTGTTGATGCGGCAGATCCGCGTAAAACAGATAATATGCAGCAAGTTGCTGCCGTATTAGAAGAAATAGCTGCAGACCAAATTGTACAGTTAACAGTGTATAATAAAATTGATCTGTTAGACCAGGCGCCAAGAATAGAATATAACGAATATGATTTACCTGTAGCAGTTTATGTTTCTGCCAACACAGGACAGGGCATAGACCTGCTAATTAAAGCTATAGCACAGCTTTTATCGCAAAAGCATTTATATCTAAAATTGGCGCTACCACCTGAGCAAGCAGTATGGCGTGCCCGTTGCCATGAGCAGCATTGTATTGAAGATGAATACTTTGATGATGACGGTAATTGTCATTTAACTCTCAGTATTGCTGAGGCAGTTTGGCAGCGTTGGTTAAAGCAAAGTAATGGTGAATTAGAAAACTATGTCGTCAACACCGCAGATATTTGATACATTAACCCTCAACAAGTAACTTTTAACGGAGTACAGCATGGCTTGGAATGAGCCGGGTAACAATGGTAAAAAAAACGATCCTTGGAAACAAGGCGGTCGTGACCAGGGCCCACCAGATTTAGATGAAGTGTTTCGCAACTTTGGTAAAAAGTTTGGCGGGATCTTTGGCGGCGGTAAGTCGTCTAATAATAACTCAGGCGGCGCATATGCGGCCTTACTTTTAATTGTAGTAGTAGCTGCGATAGTTTGGGCGCTAAGTGGTTTTTATACCATTAAAGAATCAGAGCGCGGGGTAGTGTTGCGTTTTGGTCAGTACAATAGTGAAGTTGAGCCAGGTATCCATTGGAAGCCAACCTTCATTGACCAAATTATCCCAGTTGATATTACCAGCGTGCGTTCATTACGTACTGATGGCTTTATGTTAACTCAAGATCAAAATTTAGTTCGGGTTACATTTGAAGTTCAATATCGGGTATATAATGCACGGGACTACAAGTTCTCGGTAGTGGATGCTGATCGCAGTTTACATGAAGCGACAGATGCAGCATTACGTTACGTAATAGGTCATTCAATAATGGATGATGTATTAACCCGTGGCCGTGAAGTGGTTAGACAAGATACACGCCAAGAACTGGAATCTATCATTGAACCTTATAAATTAGGTTTAGCCATAGTTGATGTTAACTTCCGTGATGCAAGGCCGCCAGAAGAAGTACGAGATGCCTTTGATGATGCGATAAAAGCCCAAGAAGACCAAGAACGCTTTATTAAAGAAGCAGAAGCCTATGCCCTTGAAATAGAGCCTCGTGCCCGTGGTCAAGTTAACCGTATCATGCAAGAAGCTGACGCTTATAAACAACAAATTGTGTTAAAAGCACAAGGTGAAGTTGCTCGCTTTGAAAAACTATTGCCAGAGTATATAGCGGCACCAAAAGTAACGCGTGATCGTATGTATATAGAAACAATGGAATATGTTTATAGTAATACGTCTAAAGTTATGGTTGATGTTAAAAATGGTAATAACATTATGTACTTACCGCTTGATAAAATGATTAATTCATCATCTTCTACAACTAGAGATACTGGCTCTGCTAGTGGTATGCCAGTAATACCAGCACGTAGTCGCTCAGATAGCCAAGCAGCACAAGATCGTAGAGATCCGATACGCAGTACATCAACACGCAGTAGTGGCCGGGGGTAAATGATGAAAAACTTATTAGTAGCCATAATTGCGGTAGCAGCTTTTATATTAATTTCTGCTCTGTTTGTAGTACCAGAAGGCCAGCGCGGTATAGTTATACAGTTTGGTAAAATTCAACGTGATGCAGATCAGCAAGTGGTTGTGTATGAGCCAGGCTTGCACTTGAAAATTCCATTTATCGAATCAGTGCGTAAACTTGATGCGCGGATCCAAACTTTAGACGATGCAGCCGATCGTTTTGTAACAGCTGAGAAAAAAGACTTATTAGTGGATAGTTATGTTAAGTGGCGAATTAAAGATTTTGCTGCTTACTTTTTATCTACAGGTGGTAATACTGCTCAAGCTGAGGTTTTATTAAAGCAGTATATTAATAACGGTTTGCGCACCGAGTTTGGTACTCGCACTATCCAAGAGATAGTTTCAGGTGAGCGTACCGAGCTAATGGAGCGGGCACTGCAGCAAGCCGGCGAAGCAGCTAAAGAGCTAGGTATAGGTGTGGTTGACGTGCGAGTTAAGCAAATAAACCTACCCGACGAAGTCAGCAGCTCTATCTTTGCTCGAATGGAAGCAGAGCGTCATGCTGTGGCTCGTGAGCATCGCTCTAAAGGTCGTGAGAAGGCGGAAGTTATTAAAGCTGATGTAGATGCTAGAGTAACTGTTATGGTAGCTGATGCCGAGCGTAACTCGCGTACTGTTCGCGGTGATGGTGATGCATTAGCTGCAAAAGTCTATGCTGATGCTTACAACAAGAACGCAGAGTTTTTCTCTTTTGTTCGGAGTATGGAAGCCTACCGTAATAGCTTTAATAGTAAAGATGATATATTAGTTGTGCAGCCAGATAATGATTTCTTTAAATATATGAAGTCAGACAAGGTACAAAACTAATAACAAATCTTATCTAAAAAAGGCCCGAAAGGGCCTTTTTTATAGCAAAATAAGGGTGGCAGCATGTATAAACAATTCTATCAACGTTTTTTAAGCGCAAACCAAGGCAAGCAGCACTTTGCCTGTCATTCACATCATTATTGGCCAGATATAACCCGTGATGCCATGTTAGAGTATTGGGATGACAGCGCCCGCTTGGTTGATGATAAATGGCGCTATATTTTTAGCGAGAAACTACCCGAAACCCAACAGTTAATTGCTGACATTCTGCAACTGCCCCAACCTGAGCAATTGGTATTTGCGCCTAATACTCATGAATTAGTGATGCGTTTAATCAGTTGTTTTGATCTACGTCAGTCGCTTAAAATTTTAAGTTCTGATAGTGAGTTTTATAGCTTTAGCCGTCAAGTTAAGCGTTTAGCTGAATACGACAATGTGCAAGTAGACAGCATTGAAACAGAGCCTTTTGCTAGTTTTGAGCAAAGGTTTATCCAAGCCGCAGCGGCAGAGCAGTACGATATGATTTTTGTTAGTCAGGTGTTTTTTAATTCTGGCTATGCTATTGCGGATCTAGGCAAATTTGTCCAGCAATTAGCAGCGCAAACTCAGGCTATGATTGTTATTGATGGCTATCATGGCTTTATGGCGTTACCAACAGATTTGTCTAGTATTGCCGAGCGGATATTTTATGTTGCCGGCAGCTATAAGTATGCTCAAGGCGGCGAAGGATGCTGCTTTATGGCGGTACCGTTAAGCAGCGAGCATAGACCTATGTATACCGGTTGGTTTGCAGAGTTTGGAACTTTAACTGCTGAAAGGTCAGCAGCAGCTTTGTACAGTGAAGATGGTTTTCGCTTTGCGGGTTCAACTATGGATTTTAGCGGCCTATATCGTTTAAATGCCGTGTTACGTTTTTTTAAACAACAAGGTATTAGTGTGGGCCGTAGCCATAAATATGTTCAAGAGCTGCAGCAAGTATTTTTAGCTAAGCTCGATGCTCTAGCTCATGAAAAACTCAATAGAACCAACTTATTACAGCATGATTTAAACCATCATGGTCATTTTTTTACCTTTATTTTAAACAGTACCGCTGAAGCAGCAGAGCTAGCCAGCCAGTTAAAGCGAGCGGGTATTGAAACAGATTATCGCGGCGAACGGTTACGGTTTGGCTTTGGACTTTACCATAATAGTGCTGATTACGATTTAAGTTGCTTAAATCAAAATGATTAAATGTTGTTGTTTATCAATACGTTATTAAATATACGGTTTTTTTTCGTCGGGATGGCTGAAACTTAGGAAACGATTTGGTAGAATTCTCACCTAATTTTTTCCATGATGTAGGAACCATGGCCAAAAACGTTGTAGTGCTCGGCACCCAATGGGGTGACGAAGGAAAAGGTAAAATCGTTGACTTACTAACAGAGAAAGCTAGCTATGTGGTGCGCTATCAAGGCGGGCACAATGCGGGGCATACTCTAGTGATAGACGGTGAAAAAACTGTATTGCATTTGATCCCATCAGGTATTTTGCGTGCAAATGTAAAATGCGTAATAGGAAATGGTGTTGTGCTGTCGCCAGAGGCGTTCTTAAAAGAAATGACCATGCTAGAACAGCGTGGCGTTCCAGTTAAAGAACGTTTACTACTTAGCGAAGCGT
This window harbors:
- the rsgA gene encoding small ribosomal subunit biogenesis GTPase RsgA; the encoded protein is MTKKKHLTQRQKQRISDNAEKRLRQHKNKQLESVDDDAFAGAETGLILSRFGQHADVEASDGQVVRCNMRRSIASLVTGDKVIWRRALQPTGGIDGVIDAVESRSSVLLRPDFYDGLKPVAANIDLMIIVSAILPTLSLNIIDRYLVAAEITGIKPLLVINKIDLLTTDEQAAIARKLAIYQNLGYPYLLVSAKTNQGMTELLAYIQSGTSIFVGQSGVGKSSLMNTLMPGLDVQTQDVSTNSGLGQHTTTVSRLYHLADGGNLIDSPGIREFALWHLTAEEVTRGFNEFIPWLGRCKFRDCKHISDPGCAIQHAVEIGQISAERYDSYLKILVSMAQDKPNHF
- the orn gene encoding oligoribonuclease, encoding MNVNDNNLIWLDLEMTGLEPKTDVILEIATIVTDSQLNILAEGPVFAIKQPDDVLDNMDPWCVEQHGKSGLTARCRASTVSLAEAEKQTIAFLQGYSAAGKSPMCGNSIGQDRRFLAEYAPSLEAFFHYRNIDVSTVKELAKRWNPEVATLVKKSGTHLALDDIRESIAELVVYQHNFFKIS
- a CDS encoding DUF1289 domain-containing protein, which translates into the protein MLKSPCVRNCCLDQQDCCLGCGRILSEITGWAAASDQQQQILVLAKMRKQQREARLNLSVSRQAFFNNTD
- the queG gene encoding tRNA epoxyqueuosine(34) reductase QueG — its product is MDIDYQHLAQQIKQWAKELGFAELGITDVDLADAEPHLQRWLDAGFHGEMDYMASHGMMRARPAELLPGTLRVLSVRLNYLPTAAAFATNLADPNLAYISRYALGRDYHKLMRNRLKQLGEKIKQQVSALGFRPFVDSAPILERPLAQKAGLGWVGKHSLLLNSEQGSWFFLGELLVDIPLPIDQPHQGDCGSCVACITSCPTGAIVAPYIVDARRCISYLTIELKDAIPEEFRSLLGNRIYGCDDCQLVCPENRQAPLSQENDFQRRKQWQDQSLLALFAWSEQEFLNNTEGSAIRRIGFQRWQRNIAVALGNAPYSEAVIAALQQQLTNASALVAEHIQWALQQQKQKGWQQQSILPRQTARLVRIIEKGLPRDA
- the tsaE gene encoding tRNA (adenosine(37)-N6)-threonylcarbamoyltransferase complex ATPase subunit type 1 TsaE; the encoded protein is MAIFYAELKDEAATLQLAAKIAQYVRGGQTLFLQGTLGAGKTTFSRGVLQALGHNGNVKSPTYTLVEPYQLAGLAIYHFDLYRLNDAEELEFMGIRDYFRSDSLCLIEWPERGHDCLPAPDLDIHLIYVDQQRRVEIRAATSAGQTIINALNDNEK
- a CDS encoding N-acetylmuramoyl-L-alanine amidase, which translates into the protein MKNNNILCKLFILCLAWLALPLFAANQVQGIRIWPSPDSTRVVFDLKEPADHKSFSLDNPDRLVIDLTNTSGGSQLPNIVGDSALIKAIRSSGDNNSMRVVLDLTKASKANVFTLPPTAPYGHRLVVDLPDSLAAEFVPPPAIRAARDIIIAIDAGHGGEDPGSIGPSGFYEKNITLPIAQRLLTLINQQDGMQAMLVRTNDYYVHVNRRTEIARSQKADLLISVHADAFTSAQPRGASVWVLSQKRATTEVGRMLEQTERHSELLGGVAEIIKDSANERYLAQTVLDLSMHHSMTTAHQVADHVLAELGKVAHLHQSKPQKASLGVLKATDIPSILVEVGFISNPQEEKLLRSSSHQSKLAKAMFNAVNSYFRQSPPADSKYALYRAKEHKVSVGESLSVLAQRYKVSVADLRQYNQLSSDNIHVGQVLRIP